GCCGGCGTGTCGGACCTTTTCAACGCCGAGGGCGGCGTGGCGGCCTCGATGTACGATTACCTGGACGAGGTGACCGACACGATCTCGGGGTCCATCGCCTCAAGGACGAAGGGGCTGACCTCGATCGTTACCAAGCTGTCCGACGAGATCGAGCGGGCCGAAGCGCGGCTGGAAGAGAGGGAGGAGGACCTGATCGCGCAGTTCGCGAAGCTCGAATCGATTCTGAGCTCGTATTCCACGCAGGCGTCGTACCTTTCCAGCATACTTTCCCCGTCGGAATGACCGGCGAGGGGCAGAGAGTCGCGGATAAACGAACAGGGGGACATGGAGAATGCGGCAGTTCGATGCGTACAGGAAAGCGACGGTGGACACTTCCGACAACGTGAAGCTTGTGTCTCTCCTGTTCGACGGGGCGGTCAATTTCCTGAAGGTGGCCCGGGGGAAGATGGAGCAGCGCGACATCGCCGGGAAGGGCATCTACATCGGCAAGGCCACGGCGATCGTCGGGGAGCTGTCCAGCTCCCTTAACATGGAGGAGGGCGGGGAGATCGCCCGGAACCTCCGCAGGCTTTACGATTTCGTCCTCGGCCGCCTCCTCCACGCCAACCTGAAAAACGACATGAAGGCCCTGAACGAGGCGGAGCGGGTGCTGGAAACGCTGCGCCAGGGCTGGAAGGAAATGGAACAGAACCAGGCAGCGGCCCACGCCGCCGCGTACCAGGCATCGGCGGGGACGGGAGCGAGAATGGCGGTCCAGGCGTGAGCGACGGGATGGAGGCGGCCTGTCTCCGCCTGCTCGACCTGGCGCGGAAGCAGAAGGACGCGCTCGATGCGGGAGCCCTCGACGAGGTGATTGCCTTGGCCGATATGCGCCAGAAGCTCCTTCTGGAGATTCAAAAAATTGACGGTTCCCCGGGACACAAGGGGCAGGACGGAAAACCGGCTTTCCCGGTTTCCCTCATCCGCAGGATCCTTTCCACCGATGAGGAAACCGCCGAGCTCGCCCGGTCCCGGATGCGGGGTATATCCATAAAAATAAGCGAAATCAATACGTTGAAGGTTTGCTACCAAGGGGCCGTCGACGGCGCGCGCCCTCGGGGGGGCGTCCCGGGCCGTTGAGGCGCCCGTTCCCGCCGGCTCTTCCCCCGTTCGATACCTTCCGCTTTCCCTCCCGGAAATCTCCTTTTTACCTCGATTATTTAATTGGCAAGGTTGTTGCATAAACACGGTAGCCGTGTTCTTGCGCTTCAAACCGCATCTCCGTTTCCGGGAGGTTCCGTG
The sequence above is a segment of the Thermodesulfobacteriota bacterium genome. Coding sequences within it:
- the fliD gene encoding flagellar filament capping protein FliD; the encoded protein is AGVSDLFNAEGGVAASMYDYLDEVTDTISGSIASRTKGLTSIVTKLSDEIERAEARLEEREEDLIAQFAKLESILSSYSTQASYLSSILSPSE
- the fliS gene encoding flagellar export chaperone FliS; its protein translation is MRQFDAYRKATVDTSDNVKLVSLLFDGAVNFLKVARGKMEQRDIAGKGIYIGKATAIVGELSSSLNMEEGGEIARNLRRLYDFVLGRLLHANLKNDMKALNEAERVLETLRQGWKEMEQNQAAAHAAAYQASAGTGARMAVQA
- a CDS encoding flagellar protein FliT — its product is MSDGMEAACLRLLDLARKQKDALDAGALDEVIALADMRQKLLLEIQKIDGSPGHKGQDGKPAFPVSLIRRILSTDEETAELARSRMRGISIKISEINTLKVCYQGAVDGARPRGGVPGR